One region of Glycine max cultivar Williams 82 chromosome 9, Glycine_max_v4.0, whole genome shotgun sequence genomic DNA includes:
- the LOC102668987 gene encoding taxane 13-alpha-hydroxylase has product MVYGILFFVLFAFTLSLAFLLSKCLSKSQTKNVPKNVPKGSLGYPIIGETLSFLKAQRQDKGSVWLEERISKYGPIFKTSLMGFPTVLVIGQEGNKFVLGSPDDLLSSKKPLTLRKILGRQSLVELTGPRYRLVKGEMLKFLKPECLQNYVKKMDELVNATLLREFRENETIGAVVFMKKLSYEIACNLLFDIKDEHTKEALFVDFTLAFKAIHSLPINLPAEPGQEL; this is encoded by the exons ATGGTTTACGGGATACTATTCTTTGTCCTATTTGCATTCACTTTGAGTTTAGCTTTTCTACTCTCAAAGTGTCTATCAAAAAGTCAAACAAAAAATGTTCCAAAAAATGTTCCAAAAGGGTCTCTGGGGTACCCTATCATCGGAGAGACACTTAGTTTTCTCAAAGCACAGAGACAAGATAAGGGTTCTGTTTGGTTGGAAGAACGGATATCTAAGTATGGCCCTATCTTCAAAACCTCTTTAATGGGGTTCCCTACAGTCTTAGTAATTGGACAAGAAGGAAACAAGTTTGTCCTTGGTTCACCAGATGATTTGCTTTCTTCTAAGAAACCCCTCACCCTGCGAAAGATACTTGGAAGGCAAAGCTTAGTTGAACTTACAGGACCAAG ATACAGGTTAGTCAAAGGGGAAATGTTGAAATTTTTGAAACCTGAATGCCTTCAGAACTATGTCAAAAAGATGGATGAATTGGTGAATGCCACATTATTGAGAGAATTCAGAGAGAATGAAACCATTGGAGCTGTGGTCTTCATGAAGAAACTGTCCTATGAGATAGCATGCAATCTATTGTTTGACATTAAGGATGAGCACACTAAGGAGGCTTTGTTTGTAGATTTTACTTTGGCATTTAAAGCAATTCATTCTCTTCCCATCAATCTCCCTGCCGAGCCAGGGCAAGAATTGTAG